The proteins below come from a single Eubacterium limosum genomic window:
- a CDS encoding helix-turn-helix domain-containing protein, protein MQPLDYKAIGLRIRKQRTFLNMSRDELARKVSITPTFLADIELGTKGFSLKSLNRFCDVLKMSADAILFGPREYMGTKYSAILELLERCPAQKGKYAEEILTLFLLSHDPVE, encoded by the coding sequence ATGCAGCCACTCGACTACAAGGCCATTGGCCTCAGAATCCGCAAACAGCGAACATTTCTAAACATGTCCCGCGACGAGCTGGCAAGAAAGGTCAGCATCACCCCCACCTTTCTTGCCGATATCGAGCTCGGGACAAAAGGCTTTTCCCTAAAGAGCCTGAACCGCTTCTGCGACGTATTAAAAATGTCCGCCGACGCCATACTTTTTGGCCCCAGAGAATACATGGGGACCAAATATTCAGCCATACTGGAGCTTTTAGAGCGCTGTCCGGCCCAAAAAGGAAAATACGCGGAAGAAATTCTGACACTGTTTTTACTCAGCCACGACCCGGTGGAGTAG